From the genome of Bubalus bubalis isolate 160015118507 breed Murrah chromosome 2, NDDB_SH_1, whole genome shotgun sequence, one region includes:
- the LOC102397700 gene encoding vesicle-associated membrane protein-associated protein B-like translates to MEKVEQVLRLEPQHELKFRGPFSDAVTTNLKLGNPTDRNVWFKVKTTAPCRYCVRPNSGIVDAGASINVSVMLQPFDYDPNEKSKHKFMVQSMFAPTDTSDMEAVWKEAKPEDLMDSKLRCVFELPAENDKPHDVEINKIIPTTASKTETPKVSKALSSSLDDTEVKKVMEECKRLQSEVQRLWEENKQFKKEDGLRMRKTVQSHSPIPASATAGKEEGLSTPLLALVVLFIVGVIIGKIAL, encoded by the coding sequence ATGGAGAAGGTGGAGCAGGTCCTGCGCCTCGAGCCGCAGCACGAGCTCAAATTCCGAGGTCCCTTCTCCGATGCTGTCACCACCAACCTGAAGCTTGGCAACCCAACAGATCGAAATGTGTGGTTTAAAGTGAAGACCACGGCACCATGTAGGTACTGCGTGAGGCCCAACAGTGGGATCGTTGATGCAGGGGCCTCGATTAATGTATCTGTGATGTTACAGCCTTTCGATTATGATCCCAATGAGAAAAGTAAACACAAGTTTATGGTTCAGTCTATGTTTGCTCCAACTGACACTTCTGATATGGAAGCAGTATGGAAGGAGGCAAAACCGGAAGACCTTATGGATTCAAAACTTAGATGTGTGTTTGAATTGCCAGCAGAAAATGATAAACCACATgatgtagaaataaataaaattatacccaCAACTGCATCAAAGACAGAAACACCAAAGGTGTCTAAAGCTCTGAGTTCCTCCTTGGATGACACTGAAGTTAAGAAGGTGATGGAAGAGTGTAAGAGGCTGCAGAGCGAAGTCCAGAGGCTGTGGGAGGAGAACAAGCAGTTCAAGAAGGAAGACGGACTTCGGATGAGGAAGACAGTGCAGAGCCACAGCCCCATTCCCGCGTCAGCCACggctgggaaggaggagggcCTGAGCACCCCGCTGCTGGCGTTGGTGGTCCTCTTCATCGTTGGCGTGATCATAGGGAAGATCGCCTTGTAG